CCGCGTCGAGCGCCTGATCGAGGGTGGTGGCCGCCATGATGAGCGACAGATGGGTGAACGCCTGCGGGAAGTTGCCCAGTTGCTCCCCGCTGGGGCCGATCTCCTCGGCGAAGAGCCCGACGTGGTTGGCGTAGGTCTGCATCTTCTCGAAGGTGTAGCGGGCCTGGGGCAGCCGCCCGGCCCGGGCCAGCGCGTCGACGTAGAGGAAGGTGCACAGACTGAAGGTGCCCTCGGAACCGCGCAGCCCGTCCGGCGACGCGGCGGGGTCGTAGCGGTAGACGAGGCTGTCGGAGACGAGCTTGCGGTCCATCGCGTCGAGCGTGGAGAGCCAGGCCGGGTCCTTCGGGGCGATGAAGCCGACCCTCGGCATGAGCAGCAGGGAGGCGTCCAGGACGTCGCCGCCGTAGTGCTGGACGAAGGCGCCCTCCTGGTCGCTCCAGCCCCGTTCCATGATCTGTTCGAGGATGGAGTCCCTGGCGCCGCGCCACTTCTCCAGGTCGGCCGGCCTGCGGAAGTGGTCGGCCAGGCGCAGCGCGTGGTCGAAGGCGACCCAGGACATGACCCGGCTGTAGGTGAAGTCCTGACGGCCGCCGCGGGTTTCCCAGATGCCCTCGTCCGGCCGGTCCCAGGCTTCGGCGAACCAGTCGAGCGCCCTGGTCAGTGTCTTCCAGCCCCGGTAGGTGGCCTGCTGCGCGATCTCCCGGCCCTGCGACAACGCGTAGACGGCCTCGCCGTAGATGTCCAACTGGAGTTGGCCGGCGGCGCCGTTGCCGATGCGGACGGGGGAGGAGCCTCGGTAGCCCTCGAAGTGTTCGAGTGTCTCCTCGGGCAGGTCGGGGTTGCCGTCCACCCGGTACATCGTCTGGAGCGGCTCTTCCTCCTTGCCCTCGCGCTCCTGCAGCCTTTCGATCAGCCAGTGGAGGAAGGCGGTGGCCTCCTCGGCGAAGCCGAGGTCCATCATGGCGCGCACGGACAGCGCGCTGTCGCGTACCCAGGTGAACCGGTAGTCCCAGTTGCGTTCTCCGCCGACCTGCTCCGGCAGGCCCATGGTGGCCGCCGCGATGAGGGCGCCGGTGGGGGCGTAGGTGAGGAGCTTGAGGGTGATGACCGAGCGGTGCACCAGCTCGGGCCAGCGGCCCCGGTAGCGGGACTGACGCAGCCACTGCTGCCAGAAGAGGCCGGTGTTCTCGACCTGTGCGGTGACGTCTTCGACCGTGAGGGGCGCCGGTGCCTCACCGCCGGACGCGCAGACGGTGAACACGGCGCCGCCGGACTCGCCGGCGCTCAGCGTCACCCTGCCGCGTACGTCCTGGCCGTCCCGCTCCAGCGGGAAGGAGGTCTGCAGGTGCGCGTCCATCCCCGGGGACCGGAACAGGCCGGTGTTCTCGCCGAGTTCCAGCCGGTGCTCGGCCCGGCCGTAGTCGAAGCGCGGCCGGCACTCGAACGTGAAGTCGACGGTCCCCCGCACGCAACGCACCACGCGGATCAGGGTGTGACGGTCGCTGGCGGTGCGGGTCCGGTCCGGAGGCATGCAGTCGACCACCTCGCCCACCCCGTCCGGTGACATGAACCGGGTCACCAGAATGGCCGTGTCGGGGTAGTAGAGCTGCTTGCAGGACGCCTCGGGGTGCTCGGGGGCCAGCAGCATGTATCCGCCGCCGTCATGGTCGAGCAGGGCGGCGAAGATGCTGGGCGAGTCGAACCGGGGTGCGGCGAACCAGTCCACGACACCCTGCGACGAGACGAGCGCGGCGGTCTGCAGGTCGCCCACCAGGCCGTGTTCGGCGATGGGTGGGTAGCGGTCCATGGCTGCTCCGAGTTCTCGGAAAACGCCCCCTGCGTCCACTATCGGCCACTCGGGTGACCCTTGCGCGTCGGAAGCGACCGGCGACCGCCCGCCCACGGCGGCCGGTGACGGCAGCCCCCCGGCCGGCACCAGCACCCTTTCGGCGCAACGGGGACGTGTCGCAGGCCCGCCGCGGTCATGGGGCAGCGGCGGGCGGCCGAAGCGACCGGGGGCGCCGGAGCCGAAGCAGCCGGGGGCGCCGGTGCAGAGCACCGCACCCGGCTTGCCGTCCCCCGCCCGTCGGGCGTTACTGACCGGAGTCGGTCGGTCACAGTCGGGGGAGGCTCGGCGCTCGGGCACCGTGGCGCGCCTCGACAGCGCCTCGGCGGGTCCGTCGGCCGAGCGATGGAGGTGGTGCATGGAGATGATCCACGTCCGACTGGTGAGCCCCCCTGATCTCACCCCCCGGGCGGTCGGGCTGCTGACCGACGACCGCTATGTCTTCAACCTGGTCGTGTTTCCCGAACTGGCGCACAACCCCGACGGCGACGCGATCGAGTGCGACATCCTGGCCGGTGCGGCCAACGCCGTGCTGCGCGGTCTGCGCGAGCTGGAACTCGACCGCCGCGGATCCATCGTCATCGAGCCGGTCGAGATGGCCTTCTCCGGCACCGCGGCCGCGGCGGAGCGCCAGCAACTCGGAGCGCTCGCACACGCGCCGGTCTGGGAGGAGGTGGAGGCGCGCATCCGCGCCGAGGGCACCTATCTGCCGAGCTTCTACGTCTACCTGGTCATCGCGGGCGTCATCGGGGCGGTGGGCATCATCACCAACTCCCAGATCCTGATCGTCGCGGCGATGGTCGTAGGACCGGAGTACGGCGCCATCACCAGCGTCGCGCTGGGCATCGACCGCGGCAACGGCACCAGGGTCCGGCAGGGCCTGTTCGCCCTGACCGTGGGATTCCTGCTGGCCGTCCTGGTGACCTTCCTGTTCTCGTGGGCGATCCGGGGCCTCGACTTCCAGCCCGAGGCGTTCGACCTGGGCTTCAGGCCGGTCTCCACGCTGATCGACGCCCCCAACGTCTTCTCCGTCGTCGTCGCGGTGCTGGCCGGAATCGTCGGGATCATGTCCCTGACCCAGGCCAGGACGAGCGCACTGCTCGGCGTCTTCATCTCGGTCACCACCATCCCCGCCGCCGCCGACATCGGCGTCTCCTGCGCGTTCTCCAGTTGGAGCGAGGCGCGCGGATCCCTGGTCCAACTCCTGCTCAACATCGTGCTGCTGATCCTGGTGGGCGTACTGATGATCAGATTCCAACGGGCTGTCTGGCGGCGCATCGGCCGTCGTACCCACCCGTGACGACGGACCAGGTGCTCATCGGCGTCGGCCTGATCCTGGTCATGGCCGTCGGATCGCAGGTCCTGGCCGGCCGCCTGCGCGTCCCCGCCCTCATCGTCCTGCTGCCGGTCGGCTTCGCCGCCGGCGCGCTGATCGACGACGTCGACCCCGAGCGGCTGCTCGGAGCGGCGTTCTCCCCGCTCGTGTCGCTGGCCGTCGCCGTGATCCTCTACGACGCGGGCCTCGGGCTGGACCTGGCGCGGCTGAAGGGCCACACCCGCCGCGTCGTCGTCCGGCTGATCTGGATCGGCGTCCTGATCACCGGGCTGCTCGGCACGCTCCTCGCCGTGCCGCTGCTGGGCATGTCCCCACGGGCGGCCCGTCATGACCGGCGCGATCCTCGTGGTCTCGGGGCCGACGGTCGTCGGACCGCTGCTCGGCTTCGTGCGACCGAAGGACCGGCTCCAGCGCATCCTGATCTGGGAAGGCTCCCTCATCGACCCGGTCGGCGGCGTCTCGACCTCCGTCGTTCCCGGCGGGCTGCGTCGTACCTGGACCGCGACTCACCCGGCCGCCCGACTCACCGGTGTCCGCGCACGTCACGTCACCCGCATGGACAGTCCCGGTGGCACGTCGACGTACACCGGTGCTTGCTGGTCTTACGCCGCCCGCCGGGCGTGCGCGCGGGCCGCACCGGACGGGGGAACACAGGACCGTCATCGGACGAGGCACACCGGCCGGGAGAGGAAGCGGAAGACCGCCCATGGAAAGGAAGCTTCAGGCGCTGCGCACGCCACGAGCCGCAGGAGTGGTGGGGGTCGCCTTCGCCCTGCTGCTCGCCGCGGCCATCGTTCTGATCCGCGTGGCGGTACCGGACGAGCCCGGGAACATGGGCAGCGACTGGGTCACCGACCCCTCGCGCCGGGGTACCGTGCAGACGGCCCTCAACCTCATTCCCTTCGCGGGCATCTTCTTCCTGTGGTTCATGGGCGCTGTGCGCGCACGCATCGGAGAGGCGGAGGACCAGTTCTTCGCCATGGTCTTCCTGGGCAGCGGTCTGCTGTTCGTGGCGACTCTCTTCGGGGCCGCGGCGGCGGCCGGCGGCCTCCTGGTCACGGCCGATGTGTCCAAGGCCGGCTCCACGCTGCAAGGGTGGCCCTTCGGCCGTCACGTCACCTACAGCCTCCTGACGACCTACGCGATGCGCATGGCCGCGGTGTTCACCTTCACGACCTCCACCGTCGGGCATCGGCTCGGAGTCCTTCCGCGCTGGCTTGCCTTCCTCGGCTATCTCGTCGCTCTGACGCTGCTTCTCCTGACGCGCAGCATCGCCTGGTCCGAACTGGTCTTCCCCATGTGGGTACTTGTCGTCAGCCTGCACATTCTCGTGGCCAGTTTCCGCCCGGGACCCGGACCTGCCGGTGCGTCCTGATCGTGCGTCCTGATCGGTGCTCAGGAATCGAGGATCCTGCGTTTCCCGGCGGAGGTACGAATTACCGGCGCACTCCGCCCCTCGCCGCGCGAATGGCGGTGTTCTGCCGGTCTGTGATTCTCGTGGCAAGCTGATATGAGGGTGACCGGGCCGCGGCCACACCAGTGGCGACGTCTACGTGGGAGGAGCCCGATATGGCTACGACTGGAATGCACCACGAACACAGAACAGGGAGCAGCGGCGAAGGCGCGTGGGTGACCGGCTGGACCGGATTCGCCGGCGTCATGATGATCTTCGGCGGGCTGATGGCGATATTCCAAGGAATTGCCGCCATCGCCCAGGACGACGTCTTCGTCGTCACCCGCGACTACGCCTACAACTTCAACCTGACGAGCTGGGGCTGGATCCACCTCTCCCTCGGCGTCCTGGTGGTCCTCGCGGGCGCCGCCGTGTTCCGCGGAATGCTGTGGGCCCGGGTGGTCGGCATCGCTCTGGCCGGCCTGTCGATGATCGCCAACTTCATGTGGCTGCCGTACCAGCCCGTCTGGGCCATCGTGCTGATCGCCGTCGACGCCTTCGTCATCTGGGCGCTGTGCGTCGGAAAGGGCCGGGAGGCTCGCACCGATTAGTCGACGGCGCGTACCGGTCCATCGAATTCCATTTCATCACCGGGCCGAAATCGCCGTACCTCGGCGGTCAGTGGTGATCATGTCGGTCGCCTTCACGATCCGCGAGTTCCCGGACCCTGGTGGCATCCGCGATCCGGCATCGCAGAACCGCGCCTGAGCAGTTCCCGATTTCCTCGGTGCGTCACCGCCGCACGAATCCGGCGGTGACGCACCGCTGTTCATGACCTTCTCAGTACGGTGCCATCACGAGATCGCCGATCACCCGCAACCCGACCTGCGCCGCCAGCCATGGAGCGCGTTCGGCCTCGATCTGCTTGACGTGGACGAAAACCGTGTGATCGGCCGCGGGCTCCTCCAGATCGAGGTCGCGGACATTCACGCACATCGTCACGAACGCGCCCCTGGTACCCCCCGCATCGAGGCCGACTTCAGGGGCCTCGGGCCAGCACGCGAAGTCCCACCTCACCGTGGCCGGGCTGTCGCCCACCGCCTCGAGGAACGGCTGCACGGTCTCCACCGGCATGGCCCAGCCCCGCAGCCGGATGGGCAGGTGTGCCGACGGATCGTCCCCCTTCCTCGACGAGCCGTCCCTGTCCCCGTCCACCCACCATTCGGCGTCCGGCAACACGACCAGCGCGGCCGAAAGGACGTGCGTCGACGAGATCCGCACGTCGAAATCGACTTCGAGATCACTGAGATCGGCGATACCGAGCAACCGCTCGACAACGGACAGCCCGTCCGAGAGGTCGTTCGTCCTCAGGACGGGTTGCGCGTAGGAGTTGGACATGGCGACCATGGTGCCACCGGGCGCTTCTCAACCACACCGGCGGCGACCGCCGTGGCGCTCCTGGTCATCGGAGTGTCCAGGTCTGGTTGTCCCTCCCGTTGCATTCCCAGAGGACCGCCCCCGTTCCGCTCGCGCCCCCGAAGATGTCGACGCACTTCTGGGATTGATCAGCCATCAGCCGGGTGCCGGCGAGGTGGAACCGCTGGCCGGCGTCGCCGTCGCAGCCGGCGAGTTGGATCTCGGTCCGGTCGTCGGTCGCCCCTCCGGCCAGTGTCATGCATTTCCCCGATGACCGGAGGGTCCCACCCGGTCCGGTCCGCCATCGCTGCGCCGCGGAGCCGTCGCACGTGGCCTGGAACAGTTGCAGTCCCTCGGTCCCGGCGCCGCTGCTCAGGCACTTCCCCGAGGCGGCGACCGCCAGAGCACGGCCGACCGGGGCGACCGATGTGCCGGATCCGCTCTCCGTGGACGTGTCCTTGTCCTCGGATTCCGGCTCGGAGTCGTCCTGCGCGGCTTTTGACGCCGACTGCGATGGGGCGGGCGTCGGCGACGCGGTGCCGGAACTCGCGGCGTGTGACGAGGCGGCCGGGGATGTCGCGGGTGCGGGCGTGTCCGTGGGCTGCGGCGTGCGGTCGTCGGCCGCGAGCGGGCCGCCCGACGCCGTGGCCTTGGCGCCGTTGTTGTGCGTGGGCATGGTGATCAGCACAGCGATCGCGATCAGCAGCGCCGTGGCGACGGCTGCGGCAAGCACAACCGGCTTCTTCGAACGGGCCGGGGACCGCTGCGTCCGCAGTTCGGTCGTAGCGGGCTGCGGACGTTCCGCGGGTCGCCCGGCAGCGGGTGCCTCGTCCGTTCCGCGGCCCGAGTTCAGCCCCGCCCCCGACTCCGACGCCGCCCCCGACTCCGCCCCCGACTCCGACCCCGACCCCGACTCCGACGCCGACCCCGACTCCGACGCCGACGCCGACCCCGACTCCGACCCCGACCCTGACTCCGACGCCGCCCCCCACGCCGCCCCCGACCCCGGCTTCGTCACCGGAGCCGGAGCGTTGTCGGCCGTCGTACGGGCGGCGGGCGCCACGGCGGAAGAGCCCGCTTCGCCTGCCGGTGCTCGCAGCATGCGCTCGGCGTCCTCGGCCGAAAGCCGCTCGGCCGGTTTGGCGGCGAGCAGGCCCTGGATCAGCGGGGTGAGCGGCCCGGCGCCTCGCACCTCGGGAGGCGGCTCCATGGCGATGGCGTACATCGTCTGCGCCACCGTGCTCCGGAGAAACGGCGAGCGGCCCTCGACCGCCTGGAAGAGCGTTGCCCCCAGCGCCCACAGGTCGGCCTCCGGACCCGGCGCGCCGCCGACGAGGCGCTCGGGAGCCATGAAGTCGACCGACCCCACGAGTTGGCCGGTACGGGTGAGGTGACTCCTCCCCCCGGATAAATCCGGGGGGCTTCTCCTGTCGGCGGCTAGGCCACGTCGGGAAGGACCAGCCCGGCCCTGACAACGGCGGGCGGAGGCCGGACCGCTCGACACCGGCTGCTCCGCGAGAGTCCGCCCGGATCGGGGCGCGGCGGATTCCCCCTCACGACGTCTGCTCAGAGCGGGGCCACTTCAGGCACATCGGCCGCCCGGACCCGGACGGCTCACTCCGCGTCGGCGACGACCGAGCCCACCCGCTCGGCCAGGCCGGGGTCACGGCGGACCAGGAGGGTCGCGTAGCCGACGGCCGCGACCAGGGTGGCCAGGGCCGCGTACGGGAACCAGTTGTAGGGGGCGGGCTGGCCGGGCTTGGCGAGGTAGTAGAGCGGAACCAGGATGGCGAGGGTACCGATCGCGGGCAGCACGAGGTGCCGGACGGTCCGGAACTCCTGTGGGCGGTATCTGCGGTAGTACAGCGGCAGGGCGATGTTGGACGCGAGGTAGACCAGCAGGATCAGGATGGTGCCCAGGCTCGAGGACTCCGTGAAGAAGACCACGGGGTTCATCGAACCGTCGTCGGACCCGAGCAGATGGCCCAGCCCCCAGCCTCCGATGATCAGCAGCGCGGTGGCGGCGAAGGTGACGATCGCGTTGTTCGGCGTACGACGGGTGGGGTGGACGTAGCCGAAGAAGGACGGCAGCAGCCCTTCGCGGCCGGCGTTGAACACCAGGCGGGCCTGGGAGTTGATGCCCGCGATGAGTACGCCCAGGGTCGAGGTCAGGCCGCCGACGTAGGCGAGGAGCGCCAGCGCGCCGAGCGTGTGGTGGGCGACGTCGATGAAGGGGATCCGGGAGGCGCCGAGCCGTTCCACGTCGTAGCCGAAACCGGTCACCGTGGCGTAGGAGAAGAGGATGTAGCTCACCGTCATGATCGCGATGGAGGAGAACACGGCGCGGCCGACGTTGCGCCGTGGGTTCTCCGTCTCCTCCGCGAGTGCCGCCGAGTTCTCCCAGCCGATGAACAGGTACACCGCCAGCGGGAAGCCGGCCGCCAGCCCCTTGAGGCCGTGGGTGAGGTGGCTGGGCAGGAACGGGGTGGCGGAGAGGTCGCCGCGGTGCTCGACGATCGTCGCGACCGACACCACGACGAGCACCAGCATCTCCACGCCGAAGAAGTAGCCGGCCCACTTGGTGGAGACCACGATGCCGCGCAGCATCAGCACCACCGACAGCCCGGTCAGCAGCAGCGTCCAGATGATCCACGGCAGGTCCACGCCCGTGTAGTGGTCCAGGGTGATCTGCACGAAGCCGCCCGAGATCGCGATCACCGAGGCCATCGCGATGATGTAGCCCAGTCCGGCCAGCAGCGCCGTGGTCACCGCGCTGACCGGCCCGAACGTCCGGCCGACGAAGGTGGTGAAGCTGCCCGCCGAGGGGTGCGCCCGGGAGAACTCGGCCAGCGTGTTGCCGAGCAGCGCGACCGCCACCCCTGCCGCCACGATGGTCAGCGGGGACGCCACCCCCGCGGTGGTGGCCAGGAAGGCGAAGCCGAAGAAGAAACTCATCGCCGGGCCGACGTTGGCCATCGTGGCGGCGGCGATGTCCGCCATGCCGAGGACGCCGCCGCGCAGCCGCTGGGGCGCGCCGACGGGGGGGCCCGACGTCGACGACGGGCCGACAGCTCCGGGGTCCGGCATGGCGACAACTCCTTCTGCGGGGTGGCGACACGGGGAAGGGAGGGAAAAGAGGAGATCAGTGCAGGCCGGCGTGCCGGTGTGCCTTCACCGCGTGTACCGCCGGGTCCATCGCGCCGCAGGTGAGCTCGTCGAGCAGGTCGGCGTGGCAGCGGTTGCGGGCTCGTACGACCGCGGGGTCCGGCGAGGGCCCCAGCAGGCACTGCCGGCCGAGCAGGTCGGCCGCGAACTCACGGATCCCGGCGCCGCCGAGGGCCTCCGCGAGGCCGAGGTGGAAGCGGGTCTCCAGCTCGAGCAGCCGGGCCGGATCCTCGACCAGGTCCATCTCCTCGACCAGCGCCCGCAGTCCGTTGAGCCGCCCGTCCGGGACCTCGCCGGTGTTGTGCGCCACGAGACCGCATTCGAGCAGCAGATGGAAGGATTCCAACGCGGCCGCCTCGTCGGCGTCGTGCAGTACGGCGACGACCGTGTCCCAGTCGGCGGCGACGAAGGTCCCGCCCGCCCGGCCCCGACGGCGGTCGAGCAGGCCGTCCTGGCACATGGCCTCCAGCGCGCGGCGCACGGTGATCTCACTGATCCCCAGTTCCTCGGCGAGGACGCCCGCGTCCGGCAGCCGGTCTCCCGGCGCCACGGACTTCAGACGCACCCGCAGGGCGATCCTGGACCGGACGAGCTCCGCTCCCGTGGGCCCCCGGCCTGCCAGGACGCGGGTGTCCCATGCCCCGCCGACCGGCGCGGACCGCGCGGGCACCGGCTGGTTGTAGGGACCGAACTTGCCCGCTGCATTCACCACGAAGCCACCCTAACGGCCTGTCGAGCGCGGGCCGGGCCCACGGCGACGGCATCCGCACGGAGGGTTCTCGCGACCGTGCCGCGGTGTGATGCATGGGGCTCCCCAGGGGACCGGAACACGGGGACGACACGGCGGCAGCCACGGGGGACGGAAGACGCCGTGCGCACTGCACGAAAAATAGAGCAGGGTGAACAGTTAAACAAGTCTTGTTCTTTTAGATCGCACTGAACTAATTTCCAGGGGCCCTGGTCCGCACTCCCTCCATGGATGTCGAGATGACCACAACCGTCCCCAAAAGCCCTCCCGCGGAGCCCGAGTCCGGCCTGCAGGCCGGACTGAAGAGCCGCCATCTGTCGATGATCGCGATCGGCGGTGTCATCGGCGCCGGCCTGTTCGTCGGCTCCGGCTCCGGCATCGCCGCCGCCGGTCCCGGCATCCTGATCTCGTACGCCCTCGTCGGCGTCCTGGTCGTCCTCGTGATGCGCATGCTCGGTGAGATGGCCGCGGCCAACCCCACCTCCGGCTCGTTCTCCGCCTACGCCGACCGCGCGCTGGGCCGGTGGGCCGGCTTCACCATCGGCTGGCTGTACTGGTTCTTCTGGGTCGTGGTGCTCGCAGTCGAGGCGACCGCCGGGGCCAAGATCCTGGCCGGCTGGATGCCGGCGGTCCCGCAGTGGGGCTGGGCCCTGATCGTCATGCTCGTCCTCACCGCCACCAACCTGGCCTCGGTGAGCTCCTACGGTGAGTTCGAGTTCTGGTTCGCCGGCATCAAGGTCGTCGCGATCGCCGCGTTCATCGTGGTCGGCGGCCTTGCCATCTTCGGCCTGCTGCCCGGCTCGGACCACCCGGCGAGCGGCTTCTCCAACCTCACGGCGCACGGCGGCTTCCTGCCGAACGGACCCGGAGCGATCCTCACCGGCGTCCTGATGGTGGTCTTCTCCTTCATGGGCAGCGAGATCGTCACGCTGGCGGCGGGTGAGACCGCGGACCCGCAGGCCGCCGTCACCAAGGCCACCAACAGCGTCATCTGGCGGATCGCCGTGTTCTACCTGGGCTCGATCCTGATCGTGGTCTCGCTGTTGCGCTGGGACGACCCGGCCATCCTCAAGGACGGCTCGTACGTCGCCGCGCTCAGCTCCGTCGGCATCCCGCACGCCGGCCAGATCATGAACACCATCGTGCTGACCTCGGTGCTCTCCTGCCTCAACTCCGGCCTGTACACCGCCTCCCGCATGGCCTTCTCTCTCGGCCGCCGCAGCGACGCCCCGGCCGCGTTCGGTCGGACGACGGACCGTGGCGTCCCGCGCTCGGCCATCCTCGCCTCGGTCGTCTTCGGCTTCGTCGCGGTCGCCTTCAACTACCTGTGGCCGGACACCGTCTTCCAGTTCCTGCTCAACGCCTCCGGAGCGATCGCCCTGTTCGTCTGGCTGGTGATCTGCTTCTCCCAGCTGCGGATGCGCAAGATCATCGAGCGGGAGTCGCCGGAGAAGCTGGTCGTCCGGATGTGGCTCTACCCCTACCTGACCTGGGCCACCATCGCCCTCATCACCTTCGTCCTGGGATACATGCTCACCGACACGGCTGACGGCGGAGGCCGCGACCAGGTCGTCCTCTCCACCCTGCTGGCCGTGGCCGTGGTGGTCTTCGCCGTGGTCCGCCAGCGCCGGGCCGCCCGGAACGGGACACACACGCCAGACCGCGTCACGGCGTCCTAGGAGGAAGGAGCACCTTCCGCCCCGCCCCCGCGGTGGTGGCATGAGCCTCCCCGGCCATGGCACCACCGCGGCGTCGCTTCCGCGGAGTGCGAAACCGGCAGGACGTCCTCGATCTCGTCGTGGAGAGGGGATGGAAGTGCCCGTACTCCGCAGGAGAGGCAGTGCTTCCGGTGCCTGGGGCGGAGCGGCTGTGCTGTCCCGACCGGCGGATGCTGAGCGGCCTGACCTGCGTGTCTGGCTGACTGCCGATGTGCCGGCGGTCTTCCGTTTCTCTTCAGTGTCCGGCACACCCGCCCCCTCAGTTCGCAGCCTGGGACCGGGCGGGCAGGTCGCGCGAAGAGCCGTCGGCCAGGATGCGCTCCAGGGATCGTCGGCCCATCCGACTCATGACCGGGTTGCTGTCGACGTAATACCAGACCAACCCCATCGCCTGAACGAAAGCCCACGCCTTGCCCCGCTCCCGTTGAAGGCCGCCGCAACCCAGGTGATCGAGGAGCACCTCGCGCGGCCCGGCCTCCAGCAGATGCCACGCGCTCACGAGATCCAGCGACGGGTCCGCCGGCCCGAAGCCGCCGACGTCGAGAATCCCGGCAAGACGGCCGTCGGACACGAGCACGTTGCCAGGAATCAGGTCACTGTGGGCCATGACGTCCTCAGTCGCGCCTCGCGGGAGATCGCGCAAAGTCGCCCAGATACGGCGGAGCCGAGGAACGTCCAGGAGCTGCCCACTGTGCCTGAAACAGGTCTCCATCCAGGCGTCATGGGTTCGCAGGTCGCCTCCTCGACCTGTGCCGGCGAACGTGCGGCCACGCGTGTCGATCGCGCGTAGGTCGCCGATGAGATCGGCCAGGTCGCGGGCGAACGCCACCGATTCGCCCGGGTCCTCGTCGTCGGCCACGGTCCCCGGCAGCCACGTCTGCACCGACCACGGAAGCGGGTAGCCCGCCCCGGATTCACCGAGTGCGACCAGCTCGGGCGTGGGGAAACGCGTGCGCCCTGCCAGCTCGCGAGCCGCTTCCGCTTCGGCCTTCAGCCGGCGCCGTGTCGGCTCGA
The Streptomyces sp. NBC_01485 genome window above contains:
- a CDS encoding amino acid permease, whose product is MTTTVPKSPPAEPESGLQAGLKSRHLSMIAIGGVIGAGLFVGSGSGIAAAGPGILISYALVGVLVVLVMRMLGEMAAANPTSGSFSAYADRALGRWAGFTIGWLYWFFWVVVLAVEATAGAKILAGWMPAVPQWGWALIVMLVLTATNLASVSSYGEFEFWFAGIKVVAIAAFIVVGGLAIFGLLPGSDHPASGFSNLTAHGGFLPNGPGAILTGVLMVVFSFMGSEIVTLAAGETADPQAAVTKATNSVIWRIAVFYLGSILIVVSLLRWDDPAILKDGSYVAALSSVGIPHAGQIMNTIVLTSVLSCLNSGLYTASRMAFSLGRRSDAPAAFGRTTDRGVPRSAILASVVFGFVAVAFNYLWPDTVFQFLLNASGAIALFVWLVICFSQLRMRKIIERESPEKLVVRMWLYPYLTWATIALITFVLGYMLTDTADGGGRDQVVLSTLLAVAVVVFAVVRQRRAARNGTHTPDRVTAS
- a CDS encoding DUF7144 family membrane protein yields the protein MATTGMHHEHRTGSSGEGAWVTGWTGFAGVMMIFGGLMAIFQGIAAIAQDDVFVVTRDYAYNFNLTSWGWIHLSLGVLVVLAGAAVFRGMLWARVVGIALAGLSMIANFMWLPYQPVWAIVLIAVDAFVIWALCVGKGREARTD
- a CDS encoding FadR/GntR family transcriptional regulator, giving the protein MVNAAGKFGPYNQPVPARSAPVGGAWDTRVLAGRGPTGAELVRSRIALRVRLKSVAPGDRLPDAGVLAEELGISEITVRRALEAMCQDGLLDRRRGRAGGTFVAADWDTVVAVLHDADEAAALESFHLLLECGLVAHNTGEVPDGRLNGLRALVEEMDLVEDPARLLELETRFHLGLAEALGGAGIREFAADLLGRQCLLGPSPDPAVVRARNRCHADLLDELTCGAMDPAVHAVKAHRHAGLH
- a CDS encoding DUF389 domain-containing protein, with the protein product MEMIHVRLVSPPDLTPRAVGLLTDDRYVFNLVVFPELAHNPDGDAIECDILAGAANAVLRGLRELELDRRGSIVIEPVEMAFSGTAAAAERQQLGALAHAPVWEEVEARIRAEGTYLPSFYVYLVIAGVIGAVGIITNSQILIVAAMVVGPEYGAITSVALGIDRGNGTRVRQGLFALTVGFLLAVLVTFLFSWAIRGLDFQPEAFDLGFRPVSTLIDAPNVFSVVVAVLAGIVGIMSLTQARTSALLGVFISVTTIPAAADIGVSCAFSSWSEARGSLVQLLLNIVLLILVGVLMIRFQRAVWRRIGRRTHP
- a CDS encoding APC family permease, which translates into the protein MPDPGAVGPSSTSGPPVGAPQRLRGGVLGMADIAAATMANVGPAMSFFFGFAFLATTAGVASPLTIVAAGVAVALLGNTLAEFSRAHPSAGSFTTFVGRTFGPVSAVTTALLAGLGYIIAMASVIAISGGFVQITLDHYTGVDLPWIIWTLLLTGLSVVLMLRGIVVSTKWAGYFFGVEMLVLVVVSVATIVEHRGDLSATPFLPSHLTHGLKGLAAGFPLAVYLFIGWENSAALAEETENPRRNVGRAVFSSIAIMTVSYILFSYATVTGFGYDVERLGASRIPFIDVAHHTLGALALLAYVGGLTSTLGVLIAGINSQARLVFNAGREGLLPSFFGYVHPTRRTPNNAIVTFAATALLIIGGWGLGHLLGSDDGSMNPVVFFTESSSLGTILILLVYLASNIALPLYYRRYRPQEFRTVRHLVLPAIGTLAILVPLYYLAKPGQPAPYNWFPYAALATLVAAVGYATLLVRRDPGLAERVGSVVADAE
- a CDS encoding glycoside hydrolase family 15 protein, which encodes MDRYPPIAEHGLVGDLQTAALVSSQGVVDWFAAPRFDSPSIFAALLDHDGGGYMLLAPEHPEASCKQLYYPDTAILVTRFMSPDGVGEVVDCMPPDRTRTASDRHTLIRVVRCVRGTVDFTFECRPRFDYGRAEHRLELGENTGLFRSPGMDAHLQTSFPLERDGQDVRGRVTLSAGESGGAVFTVCASGGEAPAPLTVEDVTAQVENTGLFWQQWLRQSRYRGRWPELVHRSVITLKLLTYAPTGALIAAATMGLPEQVGGERNWDYRFTWVRDSALSVRAMMDLGFAEEATAFLHWLIERLQEREGKEEEPLQTMYRVDGNPDLPEETLEHFEGYRGSSPVRIGNGAAGQLQLDIYGEAVYALSQGREIAQQATYRGWKTLTRALDWFAEAWDRPDEGIWETRGGRQDFTYSRVMSWVAFDHALRLADHFRRPADLEKWRGARDSILEQIMERGWSDQEGAFVQHYGGDVLDASLLLMPRVGFIAPKDPAWLSTLDAMDRKLVSDSLVYRYDPAASPDGLRGSEGTFSLCTFLYVDALARAGRLPQARYTFEKMQTYANHVGLFAEEIGPSGEQLGNFPQAFTHLSLIMAATTLDQALDAEEGR
- a CDS encoding ricin-type beta-trefoil lectin domain protein, translating into MSSGPASARRCQGRAGPSRRGLAADRRSPPDLSGGRSHLTRTGQLVGSVDFMAPERLVGGAPGPEADLWALGATLFQAVEGRSPFLRSTVAQTMYAIAMEPPPEVRGAGPLTPLIQGLLAAKPAERLSAEDAERMLRAPAGEAGSSAVAPAARTTADNAPAPVTKPGSGAAWGAASESGSGSESGSASASESGSASESGSGSESGAESGAASESGAGLNSGRGTDEAPAAGRPAERPQPATTELRTQRSPARSKKPVVLAAAVATALLIAIAVLITMPTHNNGAKATASGGPLAADDRTPQPTDTPAPATSPAASSHAASSGTASPTPAPSQSASKAAQDDSEPESEDKDTSTESGSGTSVAPVGRALAVAASGKCLSSGAGTEGLQLFQATCDGSAAQRWRTGPGGTLRSSGKCMTLAGGATDDRTEIQLAGCDGDAGQRFHLAGTRLMADQSQKCVDIFGGASGTGAVLWECNGRDNQTWTLR